The DNA segment CCAGTAAAGATGCAGTAAAAAATACTGAGCAGAAAGATGGTGCGTTCTGGAAGAGGATCATCGACTACTACAATGAAAGCCTTCTTCTGGTTGGGACAATACCGAGAGAGCTTACTCCAGCCAAGCAGCGGTGGGCTAGGATTAACGCAGATGTCTCCAAGTTCGTTGGTTGCTATGACCAGGCAATGAGGGAGCATAAAAGTGGTGAAAACGATGATGATCTGATGAAAGCCGCACTAGACTACTACTTCAAGGATCAAGGCCACAAGTTCAGCATGGAACACGCCTGGAGGGAGCTGAGGCGTGACCAGAAATGGTGCTCATCATGTAAAGACGGTGGGAAGGATAAGCGCAAACATGTCTTTGAGGTTGTATATAACGCTTTAGTAATGTTTTAGTTGATTATATTAAGGCTTTAGGTTGATCAATTTTGTTGATTATATAACGCTTTAtgtttattatacattaattttcttaatcatCTACACGTTAGAGCTATATTATGTATATCATCACCAATTCAACTATATGTTTATGtagaaccaattttttttttttttttaaaaaaaccataataaaaatGTGAGATTAACTtatagataattttattattttctagatatgtcatcatcttcatccGATGAAGTCGATGAATGATTAGACGAAATTTGCGAGGAATACGTGGAAGAAATATACAACGACATAGTGGAGGCCCAAACCATACCGCAAAGGACACATGCGTATGTAGAACGACACTGCGAAGGAGGACAAGACCAATTATGGAATGACTACTTCAGCGAAGATTCGACATTCTCGACTCAATTATTCAGATGCCGTTTCCGCATGAATAAAGAATTATTCTTACGTCTTGTTCATGGCCTAGAAGCGTGCTTTCCATTCTTTCAGCAAAGAAGAGATGCAACCGGGAGGTGGAGTCTTACTGCACTACAAAAATGTACTGTAGCTATTCGTCTGCTTGCTTATGGTACTGCGGCTGACACCGttgacgaatatctccgacttggtgaGACCACTGCACTTTCGTGTTTAGATAATTTTACTGACGGAATAATACAGTTATTCGGAGATGAGTATCTACGACGACCCACACCGGAGGATCTTCAACGACTACTCGATATTGGAGAGAAACGAGGGTTTCTTGAGATGGTCGGGAGCattgactgtatgcattgggagtggaaaaattgcccaaccgcttggaaaggacaaTACGCACGTGGATCAGGAAAACCGACAATTGTATTAGAGGCTGTAGCTTCCCAAGGTCTTTGGATATGACACGCCTTTTTTGGtcctccaggtaccttaaacgatattaatgtcctcgatcggtctcctgtttttgatgacattttacaaGGTCGAGCTCCGAGGGTAAAGTACGTGGTCAACGGACACACGTATAAGTTGGCGTACTACCTCACAGACGGTATATCCAaaatggtcaacatttatccaatctatcacACTCCCTCAAACTCCTCAACAAGAGTTATTTGCTAAAATTCAAGAAGCAACCCGAAAAGATGTGgagcgggcttttggagtattgtAATCTCGATTTGCAATTGTGAGAAATCCGGTCAAAacattgaacaaaaaaaagataggaAAGATTATgcgagcatgtatcatactccacAATATGACAGTCGAAGATGAACGGGATGGATACTCTCATATTGATATATCTGAATTTGAAGAAGGAGACGTCCCCAGATGTTCAGAGTTGGAATCCGAATGGCCAACAAATCTGAATAATATCTTTCCCAGTCGGAATGATCTTCGTGATAGGAAAACGCATGAACGattgaaaaatgatttaattcaaaatatttggaataaaTTTGGTGATGAAGATTAGAAATTATTCTAtctttatgtaaaattattgtttttatctttaattgttgtatttttatgtttaattaatgtattttatgtttaattattatattttatgtttatttattgtattttatgttaagttattatatttaatcatttaatatataaaaattatatttcacaaaagaaaacattttttttttaaggattcCAACTTCGGAATCACTATTGtacacatattttttacaagtaTCCttaacaattcaaaaaaaaaaaaagactaatctAATCCTAAGAACTCTACAATGGGTATCACCATTGTGGATGCTCTAATGAGCTTTGTACTGGCTCATATCTCTATAATTTTCTGCAgatttaactttattaaaagtTAAGGGTAAAACCGTCAATTATCGTCTATGATCCATCGCTGCCTATATATACAGTCGCCTGCAAAAGCTAGGGTATAAAAGCCCCAATTCATTTTCTCCGCTCAAGTGACAAATTCCCTCGCAATCGACCAACGGTAGCTCCTGCATTCACCGTTATCCTCTCTCCTTCCGTCGCCGGAGTTCGGTAAACCATCTCTCTCTATCCTCTCCGTCTCCTATTGAGGTCTTAGATTCGtcaagctcttttttttttcaatcgaaACTGTTCAGATTCCCGATTTGCTTTATTTAGTTGCGAAAATTCGATCTGAAGATTTGAGTTTTGCTCGGAGTTTCAGATCGTTGAGGAAGTAGAGATAATGGCGACGTTTGAGCTGTACAGGAGATCGACGATCGGGATGTGTTTGACGGAGACTTTGGACGAGATGGTTCAGAGTGGTACGCTGAGTCCTGAGCTTGCCATCCAAGTCCTTGTTCAGTTTGACAAGGTTTCGTTTTTAACTGATCTTTTTGGTTTGCTTCTGTGGCATTTTCTGATATATGTGTCATTCATTGTAGTCTATGACTGAAGCTCTTGAGAGCCAAGTGAAGACTAAGGTGTCTATTAAGGTGAGTTTTGGTATTGTTGCACTTTTAATCCTTTGTTGTGAAATATTGAATCTTTAGCCTAAGTTGTTGAGTAGAAGAGAACATCCAGTTTCTGTTCGTGACTTCCCTCTATCTATTCAGCCATTTACTTGTTGAAAAGACGATCGATAGATAGTTCTTAACTAATCTTGCTTTAGGTCGTATGTTTTGGGTTTGCTGTTTGGACCTGATGCAGTATTAATATTTCATGGAATGGAACAATGTTTTAGAGTAGAAAGTTCATGGTGTCTTTAACATTCGGGTTCAATTGTTCGTTTCTGTTGAGTAGTTACCTCATCTAATAGTTAGTTTCTGATACCCTCTAAAAGTGTAATACTTTTATGTCAAGTGTTAAGTTTCTTTCGGTGGCAACTTGTTTTAAGCTGTATGTGTTTCAGTTATCTGCCTGATAATTTGGTGCTTACAGCCTTACATACATTGGTTATCTCAGGAAATACTGAAATTGTCATGAATTCTACCAAGATTAGAGTTTTTTAGATGTCATATCAATAATAAGGTTGAAGCTAGCACATGTATGATTTCTTAGAGCAAAGAAGTTCAACTTGAGATTAAGCTGTAAGGATTCAGCTAGTTATCTGGCTTATAAGCAGGAGCTTACTTCTGTTACTTCAAGACTATT comes from the Brassica rapa cultivar Chiifu-401-42 chromosome A01, CAAS_Brap_v3.01, whole genome shotgun sequence genome and includes:
- the LOC117132581 gene encoding glutathione S-transferase T3-like, coding for MNNSSGFRNLLYSQSPIDLDSPERVWFGSQPPEPVGFGSQAPVGESGEAAVESAIKERRKRSPQEDLILIGAWLNTSKDAVKNTEQKDGAFWKRIIDYYNESLLLVGTIPRELTPAKQRWARINADVSKFVGCYDQAMREHKSGENDDDLMKAALDYYFKDQGHKFSMEHAWRELRRDQKWCSSCKDGGKDKRKHVFEVVYNALVMF
- the LOC103862092 gene encoding transcription initiation factor IIA subunit 2 translates to MATFELYRRSTIGMCLTETLDEMVQSGTLSPELAIQVLVQFDKSMTEALESQVKTKVSIKGHLHTYRFCDNVWTFILQDAMFKNDDRQENVSRVKIVACDSKLLTQ